From Mercenaria mercenaria strain notata chromosome 17, MADL_Memer_1, whole genome shotgun sequence, the proteins below share one genomic window:
- the LOC123535591 gene encoding uncharacterized protein LOC123535591 gives MAVSDRKVSDFRGSVSKGSAEDFDHSCEPCLAIGQHVEAHGFCVDCQEYMCKNCSAYHQRIKATKHHNLLNIDSMGKHTIHSTDSAVCTEKCHIHKNEFMKFFCTNHEFLGCTDCITLNHRTCKIDYIPDKCAGIGDSDEYRELMTELDRKMKHMDAMLEKATLQDKEVDSSYDHIIKEITKFRKEINDRLDQLQKQIETEADKKKFTEKQTVKKVIETCTAASSDIMKFKSNLQDSKTSQQNGQLYIRIKQAKFRLKSYDLKNAQESLDKTSIQYTFERNKELENLLTKLDIFGKLTLPTTLVKKKQLNLSTTMVKNVHLSLSTPLVTPRKKKVFDTLTHRGDINVKTKSDKNECGITGYTVLSSNKVILADNNNNKLKVVDTYSKAVIEEKELDSEPYDIAVLPQDKIAVTMPEKEEILIMKTNGKLSISRRIPMKKCCNGITYHQGQFYVVCWHPYSVHLVDTHGNVNSKISLNSEIFSSPNYILLSEDARHIYISNYTSHNVSCVTLHGDISAVYKHNDLYGPVGMAMLDDGSLLVCCYNNNTIHHISGDLKQGQTIIGGLQKPQTICYNQQQQEVYIGGDSDQLKIMK, from the coding sequence ATGGCAGTGTCAGATCGGAAGGTTTCTGATTTTCGTGGATCAGTATCTAAAGGTTCAGCAGAGGATTTTGACCACAGTTGTGAACCATGTCTAGCTATTGGTCAGCATGTAGAAGCTCATGGATTTTGCGTGGACTGTCAGGAATACATGTGCAAGAACTGTTCTGCTTATCACCAACGGATAAAAGCTACGAAGCATCATAATCTTCTTAATATAGATAGCATGGGCAAACACACCATTCATAGTACAGATTCGGCAGTGTGCACGGAAAAGTGCCATATTCACAAAAATGAGTTCATGAAGTTTTTCTGCACAAACCATGAATTTCTCGGATGTACTGATTGTATAACTCTAAATCACAGGACATGTAAAATTGATTACATACCTGATAAATGTGCGGGTATTGGAGACAGTGACGAATACAGGGAATTAATGACAGAACTGGATCGAAAGATGAAACATATGGATGCCATGCTCGAAAAGGCAACACTACAAGACAAAGAGGTGGATTCCTCCTATGACcatattataaaagaaattacGAAGTTCCGCAAGGAGATAAATGATCGCTTAGatcaattacaaaaacaaattgaGACAGAGGCTGACAAGAAGAAGTtcacagaaaaacaaacagtCAAAAAGGTGATTGAAACATGCACAGCAGCTTCTTCAGATATCATGAAATTCAAGTCAAATCTTCAAGACAGCAAAACTTCACAACAGAATGGGCAACTCTACATCCGGATCAAACAAGCCAAATTCAGACTAAAGTCTTATGATTTGAAGAATGCTCAAGAATCTTTGGATAAGACTAGCATCCAATACACAtttgaaagaaacaaagaattagAGAACCTCCTTACTAAGCTGGATATATTTGGGAAGTTGACCCTACCCACTACCCTGGTGAAGAAAAAGCAGTTGAACCTATCCACTACCATGGTGAAGAATGTACATTTGAGCCTATCCACTCCTCTGGTGACTCCAAGAAAGAAGAAAGTATTTGATACGTTGACTCACAGGGGAGATATAAATGTAAAGACAAAGTCAGATAAAAATGAATGTGGTATCACAGGATATACAGTGTTATCCTCTAACAAAGTTATACTGGctgataacaacaacaataaactgAAAGTTGTAGACACGTATAGTAAAGCTGTGATAGAGGAGAAGGAACTTGACTCTGAACCATATGACATTGCTGTACTGCCTCAAGACAAGATTGCTGTAACAATGCCAGAGAAGGAAGAGATCCTTATAATGAAGACAAATGGTAAACTGTCAATCAGCCGGAGAATtccaatgaaaaaatgttgtaacGGTATAACTTATCATCAAGGTCAGTTCTATGTGGTTTGCTGGCATCCTTACAGTGTGCATTTAGTAGATACACACGGAAATGTCAATAGCAAAATTTCCCTTAACAGCGAGATATTTTCCTCCCCAAACTATATACTGCTCAGTGAAGATGCCAGACATATCTACATCAGTAACTATACTAGTCACAATGTAAGCTGTGTTACATTACACGGTGATATATCAGCTGTATACAAGCACAATGACCTATATGGACCAGTGGGAATGGCCATGTTAGATGATGGATCATTGCTGGTGTGCTGCTACAATAACAACACAATACATCATATCTCAGGAGACTTGAAGCAAGGTCAGACAATCATAGGTGGATTACAGAAACCACAGACTATATGCTACAATCAGCAACAACAAGAAGTCTATATTGGTGGAGATAGTGATCAGCTTAAGATTATGAAATAG
- the LOC128549894 gene encoding uncharacterized protein LOC128549894, translated as MAAKGIGTNASDELFDFICSPCNKKDRNSEAAKYCVDCQEYLCGACVVHHSSFAVLAGHTLVGRSKFGNTSGADIKHLPSVPTERCTIHKTKLMDMYCADHDSIGCHVCFTINHRPCQNIHYIPEFVQSVRQDENVKRITEEIKTVMSAAEYFMKQNRKAKTKNNKSKKVCLKEIKSFRADINEVTDQLEKASVAEIEENHNELDKMFQLILDNIHDALDKLTKYEAEMRSSQNNPSQLFVATKLCKEIILDTEKYMKVEDQRTCLAFTRNQNILKVLQNCDSLGEQNCTSQEDLYEILSHKNYNVKLEEDICSCCIISSCMLDSGDILLADNSNRNIKRVECKTFSVQDSLKLPHYPLSVCKVSKWKIAVTLSNNIVQIVDTTESLLPSSSFKTDHRCIGIAVVNGQLMVCENGKKAHIYTMNGKRLKAIDKISDANFISEIPMCDGKMLQHVADRQNGDILWVYSGQELDNSCGVCSDGYGNVFVCCEESNCVVQAGLDGKHVGDVMPMSLGIKNPQAVCFDKQNSKLIVAAQNRIHIFLISRHVVYYKN; from the exons atggcgGCCAAGGGGATTGGTACAAACGCGTCAGATGAATTGTTTGACTTCATATGTTCTCCGTGTAACAAGAAAGACAGAAATAGTGAGGCAGCTAAGTACTGTGTGGACTGTCAGGAGTATCTGTGTGGAGCTTGTGTTGTACATCATAGTAGTTTTGCTGTCCTAGCCGGACATACATTGGTGGGCAGGTCAAAGTTTGGAAATACAAGCGGGGCGGATATCAAGCATTTACCGTCGGTGCCGACTGAAAGATGCACAATTCACAAAACTAAACTTATGGATATGTACTGTGCCGACCATGATTCAATTGGATGTCATGTCTGCTTTACGATTAATCACAG ACCATGCCAAAATATCCACTACATTCCGGAATTCGTCCAGTCGGTAAGGCAAGATGAAAATGTCAAGCGGATTACAGAAGAAATAAAGACGGTAATGTCCGCAGCAGAATACTTTATGAAACAAAACCGGAAGGCTAAAACGAAAAATAACAAAAGTAAGAAGGTCTGTCTGAAAGAAATTAAATCCTTTAGAGCAGATATCAATGAAGTAACCGATCAATTAGAGAAAGCATCAGTAGCTGAAATTGAGGAGAACCATAATGAACTGGACAAAATGTTTCAACTTATATTAGACAATATACATGATGCACTtgataaacttacaaaatatgaAGCTGAAATGAGATCTTCACAGAACAATCCGTCTCAACTATTTGTTGCTACAAAACTTTGTAAAGAAATAATTCTTGACACGGAAAAGTATATGAAAGTTGAGGACCAAAGGACTTGTCTAGCATTTACAAGAAATCAAAATATTCTCAAAGTTCTTCAAAACTGTGATTCACTTGGGGaacaaaactgtacaagtcaGGAAGACCTTTATGAAATATTAAGCCATAAAAATTACAACGTGAAACTGGAAGAAGACATTTGTTCATGTTGTATTATTTCATCGTGCATGCTTGACTCCGGGGATATACTTTTGGCTGACAACAGCAACAGAAATATCAAACGTGTtgaatgtaaaacattttcagtaCAAGACTCTTTAAAACTTCCCCACTATCCATTGTCAGTGTGCAAGGTCAGTAAATGGAAAATTGCGGTGACCTTGAGCAATAATATTGTGCAGATTGTTGACACCACAGAGAGTCTGTTACCTTCAAGCTCGTTTAAAACAGACCATCGTTGTATAGGTATTGCTGTTGTGAATGGTCAACTTATGGTATGTGAAAACGGAAAAAAGGCGCATATCTATACAATGAACGGAAAACGTTTGAAGGCTATAGACAAAATCAGTGATGCCAACTTTATATCAGAAATTCCCATGTGTGACGGCAAAATGTTGCAGCATGTAGCTGATCGGCAAAACGGCGATATCTTGTGGGTGTATTCGGGACAAGAACTTGACAATTCTTGTGGTGTATGTTCTGATGGATACGGTAACGTGTTTGTATGTTGTGAAGAATCAAACTGTGTTGTGCAAGCGGGGTTAGATGGAAAGCACGTAGGAGATGTAATGCCTATGTCTCTTGGAATAAAGAATCCACAGGCAGTGTGTTTTGATAAGCAGAATTCAAAGTTGATTGTTGCTGCTCAAAACAGAATCCATATTTTCTTGATCAGTAGACATGTTGTCTATTACAAGAACTGA